One genomic window of Pseudomonadota bacterium includes the following:
- the nuoE gene encoding NADH-quinone oxidoreductase subunit NuoE yields the protein MGEESAGALKETLEFYSGKRSELIPILQEAQGIYGYLPEEAIQIIAEFLTITLGEVYSVASFYNQFRLIPLGRNTVTICRGTACHIRGAPQIVDEIGEVLNLKEGETSEDMEYTLETVACIGCCALAPCVKVNHKIHGCLEPGQAKGLFNIAPRVESN from the coding sequence ATGGGAGAAGAAAGCGCAGGAGCTCTCAAGGAAACTTTGGAATTTTACTCAGGAAAGAGAAGCGAACTGATCCCCATTTTGCAGGAAGCACAAGGAATTTATGGTTATCTTCCCGAGGAAGCGATTCAGATAATAGCTGAATTTTTAACAATTACTTTGGGTGAGGTTTATTCCGTAGCATCTTTTTATAACCAGTTTCGTTTAATACCTTTGGGAAGAAATACGGTAACAATATGCCGTGGCACTGCCTGCCATATTCGTGGGGCCCCACAAATAGTTGATGAAATAGGGGAAGTACTCAATTTAAAAGAGGGTGAAACATCAGAAGATATGGAATATACCCTTGAAACCGTTGCCTGTATTGGTTGTTGCGCACTGGCTCCCTGTGTTAAGGTTAATCATAAAATTCATGGTTGCCTGGAACCGGGACAGG